From the Coriobacteriia bacterium genome, one window contains:
- a CDS encoding SpoIIE family protein phosphatase translates to MVVRGRRGASLSTQLLWLTVVIVGLIVTVVVAAGIVGVYSMTRSEIADRQVVYRRLIAHGVAVRFDAAEEALDSLAVGLRDARRIDEVRSRVVRIAAVEAEHFDMLVFRGDDGRILASTPVFENPRKSLDAVLSGSSPTSEGLVYVWRPGIGDVGGRLWLLREARGGPWSGVLYARLRTDFVQSLAAEVSGDVEERAVLILGPGSEVIAADRGGSPILEKDRGSGVVRRADGEVSVGSGRASLVGELMPIQGFPGLDWSVVVASPKGLAATRTSSALAPAFVTLVAGAFLAIALAVAATRRIVEPLRELEVRAHDVASGAFVRPIPVERQDEVGRLAVAFNDMAVRLNSLHDLSQLLATSSRLDHVLDGILTAMGHILQTGGVAVFLVDAAGDRAVLARAKGLPEEPSEFSVDLRRPSWIAEALDTGTLVSFRRQHGDRDPLLDLYGADTIRCGLVVPLSTGVLTLGLVVVVCSEERTFTAAETEMARTFSAQASIAVYNSHLFAEERAARLEAEVLRRVAERLAAPGDLEAALSDVADMAADLLGMRFAEVAVADRTALGLAPSSDPVHEKALLSSFASVGEGDDPALPLLVDGGEALERARELLGEDITCALILPIVVDGCPAAALALTGWSAGERIGERQMVLAETIGREASLALENTRLFNQARVRATDLEMIFRISQAVTSELELPVVLNRVLDVVQKIVSAEAVSLMMYDPTSRRVTTEMSRGIGHRDLVSLSVAPGEGVAGRVFESGEAANIEDLATVDEQWARLALSQGFASAVIVSLTSRGRRLGTLAAYARDRGAFRDEDLVMLRLFATQAALSVDTAALFGQEHHVASVLRASILPERVASVPGLDAHARYLAAGKKTEGISGDYYDLFTTPDGRIVLAMADVCGKGVTAATKTSMIKFTVRGMAAAGAGPAAIITELNRVVSETGLVSDIVTLWVGVVDLERSSLLYANGGHPPALLLRTDGRTERLGPTGPLLGAITDAHFGEIAIGLEAGATLLLYTDGVTEARRSKEFFGEDRVRRLLRRGGNARSITDRLLSALERFVGTDLRDDAAVLAVRVAPRDRSETSGSVQRPNG, encoded by the coding sequence ATGGTCGTTCGGGGACGTCGGGGCGCGAGTCTCTCAACGCAACTGCTCTGGCTGACGGTCGTCATCGTCGGCCTCATAGTCACGGTCGTGGTGGCTGCGGGGATCGTCGGCGTGTACTCCATGACCCGCTCTGAGATCGCCGACCGACAGGTCGTATACCGCAGGCTCATAGCGCACGGTGTCGCCGTTCGGTTCGATGCCGCCGAGGAGGCGCTTGACTCTCTCGCGGTCGGACTGAGGGACGCCCGACGTATCGACGAGGTCCGGTCGCGCGTCGTAAGGATCGCGGCCGTCGAAGCCGAGCATTTCGACATGCTCGTGTTCCGAGGCGATGACGGGCGCATCCTCGCGTCGACCCCGGTCTTCGAGAACCCTCGGAAGTCCCTCGATGCTGTCTTGTCGGGCTCATCGCCGACGTCGGAGGGGCTCGTCTACGTTTGGCGTCCTGGGATCGGAGATGTCGGGGGACGTCTTTGGCTCCTTCGCGAGGCTCGAGGCGGTCCGTGGTCGGGTGTGCTGTACGCGCGGCTGCGCACGGACTTCGTGCAGTCGCTCGCGGCGGAGGTCTCGGGTGACGTCGAGGAGCGCGCGGTACTGATCCTCGGTCCAGGTTCGGAGGTCATCGCGGCGGATCGCGGAGGGTCTCCGATACTGGAGAAGGATCGCGGGAGCGGTGTCGTTCGCCGGGCCGATGGAGAGGTCTCGGTCGGGTCGGGTCGTGCATCTCTCGTCGGAGAGCTCATGCCGATACAGGGCTTCCCCGGTCTCGATTGGAGCGTGGTGGTGGCGAGCCCGAAGGGCCTCGCGGCCACGAGGACATCGTCCGCACTGGCGCCGGCTTTCGTGACCCTGGTCGCGGGAGCGTTCCTTGCCATCGCCCTCGCGGTCGCGGCGACACGCCGCATCGTGGAGCCGCTGCGCGAACTCGAGGTCCGGGCGCACGATGTGGCTTCGGGTGCCTTCGTGCGGCCCATCCCGGTGGAACGACAGGACGAGGTAGGAAGGCTCGCGGTAGCGTTCAACGACATGGCCGTGCGGCTCAACTCGCTTCATGACCTGTCGCAGCTGCTGGCCACGTCCTCGAGGCTCGATCACGTGCTCGACGGTATCCTCACCGCGATGGGGCATATCCTGCAGACGGGCGGGGTCGCGGTCTTCCTGGTCGACGCGGCTGGTGATAGGGCGGTGCTTGCTCGCGCGAAGGGTCTGCCGGAGGAGCCGAGCGAGTTCTCCGTCGATCTTCGCCGGCCGTCGTGGATCGCCGAGGCGCTCGACACGGGTACTCTCGTCTCCTTCCGGCGTCAGCATGGCGACAGGGACCCGCTCCTCGACCTCTACGGCGCCGACACCATCCGCTGCGGACTCGTCGTCCCGCTCTCCACCGGTGTGCTGACCCTGGGTCTCGTCGTGGTCGTCTGCTCGGAGGAGCGCACGTTCACGGCGGCGGAGACCGAGATGGCGCGAACGTTCTCAGCTCAGGCGTCGATCGCCGTCTACAACTCCCACCTGTTCGCGGAGGAGCGAGCCGCCCGCCTGGAGGCCGAGGTCCTTCGCCGTGTGGCTGAGAGGCTCGCGGCACCGGGCGACCTCGAGGCGGCCCTGTCGGACGTGGCGGACATGGCGGCCGACCTTCTCGGGATGCGTTTCGCCGAGGTCGCGGTGGCCGATCGCACCGCGCTCGGGCTTGCACCCTCTTCCGACCCGGTGCACGAGAAGGCGCTGCTATCCTCCTTCGCGAGCGTCGGCGAAGGGGACGATCCGGCCCTTCCCCTTCTCGTGGACGGGGGAGAGGCACTGGAACGGGCGCGAGAGCTGCTCGGCGAGGACATCACGTGTGCGCTCATCCTGCCGATCGTCGTGGACGGGTGTCCGGCGGCGGCGCTCGCGCTGACCGGATGGTCGGCGGGCGAGCGGATAGGGGAGCGGCAGATGGTGCTGGCGGAGACCATCGGCCGCGAGGCGTCTCTCGCGTTGGAGAACACGCGCCTGTTCAACCAGGCAAGGGTACGCGCCACCGATCTGGAGATGATCTTCCGGATCAGCCAGGCCGTCACGTCCGAGCTGGAGCTGCCCGTGGTGTTGAACCGCGTCCTCGATGTGGTGCAGAAGATCGTCTCCGCCGAGGCGGTCTCGCTCATGATGTACGATCCCACGTCGCGCCGCGTCACGACGGAGATGAGTCGCGGGATCGGGCATCGGGACCTGGTGTCGCTCTCCGTCGCTCCAGGCGAGGGCGTCGCCGGCCGCGTCTTCGAGTCGGGGGAGGCGGCCAATATCGAGGACTTGGCGACAGTCGATGAACAGTGGGCGCGACTCGCTCTCTCGCAGGGATTCGCTTCCGCCGTCATCGTGTCGCTCACCTCACGCGGCCGGCGCCTCGGCACCCTGGCCGCGTACGCCCGCGACCGTGGGGCGTTCCGGGACGAAGACCTGGTCATGCTGCGCCTCTTCGCCACGCAGGCGGCTCTCTCGGTCGACACGGCCGCGCTCTTCGGACAGGAGCACCACGTGGCGTCGGTGCTCCGCGCGAGCATCCTTCCGGAAAGGGTGGCGTCCGTTCCGGGACTCGACGCGCACGCTCGCTATCTCGCCGCCGGGAAGAAGACGGAGGGGATCAGCGGAGACTACTACGATCTCTTCACGACGCCGGACGGGCGTATCGTGCTCGCGATGGCCGATGTGTGCGGCAAAGGCGTCACCGCTGCGACGAAGACGTCGATGATCAAGTTCACGGTGCGCGGGATGGCCGCAGCCGGCGCTGGTCCCGCCGCCATCATCACAGAGCTGAACCGCGTCGTGTCGGAGACGGGTCTTGTCTCGGATATCGTCACTCTCTGGGTCGGCGTCGTCGATCTCGAACGAAGCAGCCTGCTCTATGCGAACGGCGGACATCCCCCCGCGCTGCTGTTGCGGACGGACGGCCGCACCGAGCGGCTCGGGCCGACCGGACCGCTTCTCGGCGCGATCACAGACGCCCACTTCGGGGAGATCGCGATCGGCCTGGAGGCGGGTGCGACGCTGCTGCTCTACACCGACGGGGTGACGGAGGCGCGTCGCTCGAAGGAGTTCTTCGGCGAGGACCGTGTTCGCAGGTTGCTGAGACGCGGCGGGAACGCGCGGTCGATCACGGACCGCCTGCTCTCGGCCCTCGAGCGGTTCGTCGGCACCGACCTGAGGGACGATGCCGCCGTGCTGGCCGTTCGTGTCGCCCCCCGGGACCGATCCGAGACGTCTGGTTCGGTCCAGCGTCCGAACGGGTAG